A window from Pseudomonas moraviensis encodes these proteins:
- a CDS encoding NAD(P)H-dependent flavin oxidoreductase gives MSQWPDTRILDLLGIELPIIQGPMAGATNSSMVIAVCNAGGLGSMPAAMLSIEQLREELKTIRQHTSKPFNVNFFCHQPPTPDDQRARDWKNLLEPYYRELGADFEAPTPVSNRAPFDEAACAVLEEFRPEVVSFHFGLPEKNLLDRVKATGAKILSSATTVEEAIWLEQHGCDAIIAMGYEAGGHRGMFLSEDLSTQVGTFALVPQVVDAVKVPVIAAGAVSDARGVAAAFMLGASAVQVGTAYLFTPEAKVSASHHKALRTAKDSETAITNIFTGRPARGIVNRAMRELGPMSAQAPAFPLAGGALMPLRAKDDADFANLWAGQALTLGKDIGSAELTRQLAEGGLAKLNRQ, from the coding sequence ATGAGTCAGTGGCCAGACACCCGCATCCTTGATCTTCTCGGTATCGAACTGCCGATCATCCAGGGCCCGATGGCCGGCGCGACCAACTCTTCGATGGTGATTGCCGTGTGCAACGCTGGCGGCCTCGGTTCAATGCCGGCAGCGATGCTGAGCATCGAGCAACTGCGCGAAGAACTGAAAACCATCCGCCAGCACACCAGCAAGCCGTTCAACGTCAATTTCTTCTGCCATCAACCACCGACGCCCGATGACCAGCGAGCCCGTGACTGGAAAAACCTCCTCGAACCCTACTACCGCGAACTGGGCGCCGATTTCGAGGCCCCGACGCCGGTGTCCAACCGTGCACCTTTCGATGAAGCCGCGTGCGCTGTGCTCGAAGAATTCCGGCCCGAGGTGGTGAGTTTTCATTTCGGTCTGCCGGAGAAAAACCTGCTCGATCGGGTCAAGGCCACCGGGGCGAAAATCCTCTCGTCTGCCACCACGGTCGAAGAAGCAATCTGGCTGGAGCAGCACGGCTGCGACGCGATCATCGCCATGGGTTATGAGGCGGGTGGGCATCGGGGGATGTTCCTCAGCGAGGATCTGAGCACGCAGGTCGGCACTTTCGCGCTGGTGCCGCAGGTGGTCGACGCGGTGAAAGTGCCGGTGATAGCGGCTGGCGCAGTCAGCGATGCCCGGGGCGTTGCAGCAGCGTTCATGCTCGGCGCCTCGGCAGTGCAAGTCGGCACGGCGTACCTGTTTACCCCGGAAGCGAAAGTCAGCGCCTCGCATCACAAGGCTCTGCGGACTGCAAAAGACAGCGAGACCGCCATCACCAATATTTTCACCGGGCGTCCGGCACGGGGCATTGTCAATCGGGCGATGCGCGAACTCGGCCCGATGTCCGCGCAGGCGCCAGCCTTTCCGTTGGCCGGCGGTGCACTCATGCCACTGCGAGCCAAGGATGACGCGGACTTCGCCAATCTTTGGGCCGGTCAGGCGCTCACGCTGGGCAAGGACATCGGCAGCGCCGAACTCACCCGGCAACTCGCCGAAGGCGGATTGGCGAAACTCAATCGTCAATGA
- a CDS encoding autotransporter has product MLFLRALPTLLMLCLLTLGNAWAAAPAAKPDAAPSEPTWPQVISSGKSKLTVYQPQLDNWDGYTLNARAAVEATAADGKSTYGIVEFSAHTLVDKATRWVALDQYQILKAEFPADAKQANTWLSILKKDAESRKKTISLDQLEAAVGVLNAERKADGAPLENTPPTIVSSDSPAILVYIDGEAAYRPVEGTELQRVINTRPLLLKDAQGKHYLHVFDGWLVADKLNGDYTRLAAPPANLEKARQAAINSRQVDLLTGQSDPKDKVPSLAKPPQPKIFIATTPTELLVTDGAAQWQPIQGTSLLYVSNTTGHIFKEIGDQNSYVLISGRWFRASDMNGPWTFVPADKLPADFANIPDDSAKENVKASVAGTPQAQEAAIAATIPQTSAIRKSAVKMTTPQFDGEPQLKAISNTPLQYVINSATPIIRVDNDSWWAVENGIWFSATSVDGPWSVATSVPAVIYSIPPGSPMHYLTYVKVYESSGDTVVVGYTPGYQGSTLDPATGVVVYGTGYPYTPWVGSVWYGPPVTYGFGVAIRYTPWTGWTFGFGFGWSWGGSTNAMGWGWGAYPWWGNYGWGYAWGPRLYPAPLAWGGAAYGYRGGAVAWGPGGWAGTTGNLYHQWGDRATVSRHGAGYNAWTGNRWAGEVGASYNSRTGIAAAGQRGAVHNAYTGNYAGGRSGVAAGPNGGAIVGERVTAGNVRTGTKVSANRGAVYNPNTGNTTQYGGIHGRNGGAARVGDNVYAGRDGNVYKKTDNGWQSVAGGGANRTQPANNNAQLQNLNRESAARNLGNQRTHNYNRSSQMMNRSFGGGGGGGLHRR; this is encoded by the coding sequence ATGCTTTTCCTGCGCGCTTTACCCACGTTGCTGATGTTGTGTCTGCTGACGCTTGGCAATGCTTGGGCAGCCGCCCCTGCAGCAAAGCCGGATGCGGCGCCAAGCGAGCCGACCTGGCCGCAAGTGATCAGCAGCGGCAAGAGCAAGCTGACGGTGTATCAGCCGCAGCTCGACAACTGGGACGGCTACACACTCAATGCCCGCGCGGCCGTCGAAGCCACGGCCGCCGACGGCAAATCCACCTATGGCATCGTCGAGTTCAGCGCTCACACTCTCGTAGACAAGGCCACTCGCTGGGTCGCGCTCGATCAGTACCAGATCCTCAAAGCCGAGTTTCCCGCCGATGCCAAACAGGCCAATACATGGCTCTCAATCCTGAAAAAAGATGCCGAGAGCCGCAAGAAAACCATCTCCCTCGATCAACTGGAAGCGGCAGTCGGCGTGCTGAACGCCGAACGGAAAGCCGACGGCGCACCACTGGAAAACACTCCGCCGACCATCGTCAGCTCCGACAGCCCGGCAATCCTCGTGTACATCGACGGTGAGGCGGCTTATCGGCCAGTGGAAGGTACCGAGCTGCAACGGGTGATCAACACGCGCCCATTGCTGCTCAAGGATGCACAAGGCAAACACTACCTGCATGTATTCGACGGCTGGCTGGTTGCAGATAAATTGAACGGCGATTACACGCGCCTTGCTGCGCCGCCGGCCAATCTGGAAAAAGCCAGACAGGCGGCGATCAACAGTCGCCAGGTGGACCTGCTCACCGGGCAAAGCGATCCGAAGGACAAGGTCCCCAGCCTTGCCAAGCCGCCACAGCCGAAAATCTTCATCGCCACTACGCCAACGGAACTGCTGGTCACCGACGGCGCCGCGCAATGGCAACCGATTCAGGGCACCAGCCTGTTGTACGTGAGCAACACCACCGGGCACATCTTCAAGGAAATCGGGGATCAGAACAGTTACGTGCTGATTTCCGGGCGCTGGTTTCGCGCCAGCGACATGAACGGACCATGGACCTTTGTCCCGGCAGACAAACTGCCGGCCGACTTTGCCAATATTCCTGACGACAGCGCGAAAGAGAACGTCAAGGCTTCGGTCGCCGGTACGCCACAGGCTCAGGAGGCTGCGATTGCCGCCACCATCCCGCAGACCTCGGCGATCAGGAAAAGCGCGGTGAAGATGACCACACCGCAATTTGACGGCGAGCCGCAGCTCAAAGCGATCAGCAATACGCCACTGCAATACGTGATCAACAGCGCCACGCCGATCATTCGTGTCGACAACGACAGTTGGTGGGCCGTGGAGAATGGCATCTGGTTCAGCGCCACCTCGGTGGACGGCCCCTGGAGCGTGGCTACTTCAGTCCCAGCGGTGATTTATTCGATCCCGCCCGGTTCACCGATGCATTACCTCACCTACGTGAAGGTTTACGAGTCCAGTGGCGATACCGTGGTGGTCGGCTACACCCCAGGTTATCAAGGCTCGACGCTGGACCCGGCGACCGGCGTCGTGGTGTATGGCACCGGTTATCCGTACACGCCGTGGGTCGGCAGTGTCTGGTACGGGCCGCCGGTGACCTATGGTTTCGGCGTCGCGATCCGCTACACGCCGTGGACCGGCTGGACCTTCGGCTTCGGTTTCGGCTGGAGCTGGGGCGGCAGCACGAACGCGATGGGCTGGGGTTGGGGCGCGTATCCGTGGTGGGGAAATTACGGCTGGGGTTACGCATGGGGTCCGCGTCTGTACCCGGCGCCGCTGGCCTGGGGCGGCGCGGCCTACGGTTATCGCGGCGGTGCCGTGGCATGGGGCCCGGGTGGCTGGGCCGGGACCACCGGCAATCTTTATCATCAGTGGGGCGACCGCGCGACCGTCAGCCGTCACGGCGCTGGCTACAACGCCTGGACCGGCAATCGCTGGGCCGGTGAGGTCGGTGCCTCGTACAACTCGCGCACCGGTATTGCCGCCGCTGGCCAGCGTGGCGCGGTGCACAACGCCTATACCGGGAATTACGCCGGCGGACGCAGCGGCGTAGCGGCCGGACCGAACGGCGGCGCGATCGTTGGCGAACGGGTGACGGCCGGCAACGTCCGCACCGGAACTAAAGTCAGCGCCAATCGCGGCGCGGTCTACAACCCCAATACTGGCAACACCACGCAATACGGCGGCATTCACGGCCGCAACGGCGGCGCCGCCCGCGTCGGTGACAACGTTTATGCCGGGCGCGACGGCAACGTTTACAAGAAAACCGACAATGGGTGGCAGTCCGTGGCCGGCGGCGGTGCCAACCGAACCCAACCCGCGAACAACAATGCGCAGCTACAAAACCTCAATCGCGAATCCGCCGCGCGCAATCTCGGCAACCAGCGCACGCACAACTACAACCGGTCCTCGCAAATGATGAACCGCTCGTTTGGCGGCGGTGGAGGTGGCGGACTGCATCGACGCTGA
- a CDS encoding MDR family oxidoreductase, with the protein MFNAILIDKDDNGYRANLQQIDEQQLPEGNVSVNVAYSTLNFKDGLAITGSSPVVRKFPMVPGIDLAGTVESSSHPDFKAGDQVLLNGWGVGENHWGGLAQKARLNGDWLIPLPKAFTPAQAMAVGTAGYTAMLCILALERHGVKPDQGEVLVTGANGGVGSFAIALLSTLGYRVVASTGRVSEHEYLQQLGAAEIIDRATLSEPGKPLAKERWAAVVDSVGSHTLANACASTRSEGVVAACGLAQGMDFPASVAPFILRGVTLAGINSVTQPKARRIEAWDRLARDLDFSLLKLISHEISLREALEAAPRLLAGQLRGRVVVDVNR; encoded by the coding sequence ATGTTCAACGCCATTCTGATCGACAAAGACGACAACGGTTATCGCGCCAACCTGCAGCAAATCGATGAGCAACAGTTACCCGAAGGCAACGTCAGCGTGAACGTGGCGTACAGCACGCTGAATTTCAAGGATGGGCTGGCGATCACCGGCAGCAGTCCGGTGGTGCGCAAGTTTCCCATGGTGCCGGGGATCGATCTGGCGGGAACGGTCGAGTCCAGTTCGCACCCGGATTTCAAGGCCGGCGATCAGGTGCTGCTCAACGGTTGGGGCGTCGGTGAAAACCACTGGGGCGGACTGGCGCAGAAAGCCCGCCTCAATGGCGACTGGCTTATTCCGCTGCCCAAGGCCTTTACGCCGGCGCAAGCGATGGCCGTTGGCACGGCAGGTTATACGGCGATGCTGTGCATTCTGGCGCTGGAGCGTCATGGGGTAAAACCGGATCAAGGCGAAGTGCTGGTCACTGGCGCCAATGGCGGGGTCGGCAGCTTTGCCATTGCCTTGCTCAGCACGTTGGGATACCGAGTGGTGGCCTCAACGGGCCGGGTGTCCGAGCATGAATATCTGCAGCAACTGGGCGCTGCTGAAATCATCGATCGGGCCACCTTGTCCGAGCCGGGCAAGCCGTTGGCCAAGGAGCGCTGGGCGGCGGTGGTCGATTCGGTCGGTAGTCACACGCTGGCGAATGCTTGCGCCAGCACACGCTCCGAAGGTGTGGTCGCGGCGTGCGGACTGGCTCAGGGCATGGATTTTCCGGCCTCGGTAGCGCCGTTCATTCTGCGCGGTGTGACGCTGGCCGGGATCAACAGCGTGACTCAGCCCAAGGCGCGCCGTATCGAGGCCTGGGACCGACTGGCCAGGGATCTGGATTTCTCCTTGCTAAAGCTGATCAGTCACGAAATCAGTTTGCGCGAGGCACTTGAGGCCGCGCCCAGACTGCTTGCCGGGCAACTGCGGGGCAGGGTGGTGGTCGACGTCAATCGTTGA
- the ada gene encoding bifunctional DNA-binding transcriptional regulator/O6-methylguanine-DNA methyltransferase Ada, giving the protein METLSNTINIEDDPRWAAVVARDPSADGQFVYAVKTTGVYCRPSSLARLPKPQNVEFFDTPELAEAAGYRPSKRASKVQNDAQQAAIIAAACRQIEASETLPALDNLAASAGLSPFHFHRIFRAATGLTPKAYATAQRSRKLRARLADGGSVTDALYDAGFNSNSRFYAAADQLLGMKPTDYRGAGQNNDIRFAVGQCSLGAILVAQSERGICAILLGDDPHKLVCDLQDQFRNANLIGADRDFEQLIASVVGFVEAPATGLTLPLDIRGTAFQERVWQALREIPAGSTASYAEIAQRIGAPTSMRAVAQACGANRLAVAIPCHRVVRSDGNLSGYRWGVERKRQLLARELND; this is encoded by the coding sequence ATGGAAACGCTTTCGAACACCATCAACATTGAAGACGATCCACGTTGGGCCGCCGTGGTTGCCCGCGACCCGAGTGCTGACGGGCAATTTGTCTACGCGGTAAAGACCACCGGCGTCTATTGCCGTCCGAGCAGCCTTGCGCGCTTGCCCAAACCGCAGAACGTCGAGTTTTTCGATACCCCTGAACTGGCCGAAGCTGCCGGGTATCGTCCAAGCAAACGCGCCAGCAAGGTCCAGAATGACGCGCAGCAAGCAGCGATCATTGCTGCGGCCTGTCGGCAGATCGAGGCGTCCGAGACGTTGCCGGCGCTCGACAACCTAGCGGCCAGCGCCGGGCTCAGCCCTTTTCATTTCCATCGAATATTCAGAGCTGCGACAGGCCTGACGCCCAAGGCTTACGCCACGGCGCAACGCTCGCGCAAGCTGCGTGCACGACTGGCGGACGGCGGTTCGGTGACCGATGCGCTGTATGACGCGGGCTTCAATTCCAACAGCCGTTTCTACGCAGCAGCCGATCAACTGCTGGGCATGAAGCCGACTGACTACCGCGGCGCCGGACAGAACAACGACATTCGCTTTGCCGTCGGCCAATGTTCGCTTGGGGCGATTCTGGTGGCGCAGAGTGAACGGGGGATTTGCGCGATTCTGCTGGGCGACGATCCACATAAGTTGGTCTGCGACCTGCAGGATCAATTTCGCAACGCCAACCTGATCGGTGCCGACCGTGATTTCGAACAGTTGATCGCCAGCGTCGTCGGCTTTGTCGAAGCACCGGCGACGGGCCTGACCTTGCCGCTGGATATACGCGGCACCGCGTTTCAGGAGCGCGTCTGGCAGGCGCTGCGCGAGATCCCCGCAGGCAGCACCGCCAGTTACGCCGAGATCGCGCAACGCATCGGCGCACCGACTTCGATGCGCGCGGTGGCTCAGGCGTGCGGCGCCAACCGCTTGGCGGTGGCGATTCCCTGCCACCGCGTGGTGCGCAGCGACGGCAATCTTTCCGGCTACCGCTGGGGCGTCGAGCGCAAGCGTCAGTTACTGGCGCGCGAACTCAACGATTGA
- the alkB gene encoding DNA oxidative demethylase AlkB translates to MQPTTFDLFADNEPVQQPRAEQIGEQSWVLRGFASPRVEQLLTALEAILAAAPLRHMVTPGGFSMSVGTSSCGQLGWITDRSGYRYSSVDPLSGLPWPSMPAVFADLAHEAAAQAGFKDFHADSCLINQYVPGAKMSLHQDKDEKGFAAPIVSLSLGLPAMFLFGGFERSDKSQRIPLLHGDMVVWGGADRLRYHGVLPVKPGHHPRLGERRINITFRVAGDQ, encoded by the coding sequence ATGCAACCGACCACCTTTGACCTGTTCGCCGACAACGAACCCGTACAGCAACCCCGCGCCGAGCAGATTGGCGAGCAATCGTGGGTGCTGCGCGGGTTCGCCTCGCCTCGGGTCGAGCAACTGCTGACGGCGCTCGAGGCCATTCTTGCTGCCGCTCCGCTCCGCCACATGGTGACGCCGGGTGGGTTCAGCATGTCGGTCGGCACCAGCAGTTGCGGGCAACTGGGCTGGATCACCGATCGCAGCGGTTACCGCTATTCCAGCGTCGATCCACTCAGCGGCTTGCCCTGGCCGTCGATGCCGGCGGTGTTTGCCGATCTGGCGCACGAGGCGGCAGCGCAAGCCGGCTTCAAGGATTTCCATGCCGATTCCTGCCTGATCAACCAGTATGTCCCCGGCGCCAAGATGTCATTGCATCAGGACAAAGACGAAAAGGGCTTTGCTGCGCCCATCGTTTCATTGTCGCTGGGTCTGCCGGCGATGTTTTTGTTTGGCGGCTTCGAGCGCAGCGATAAAAGCCAGCGCATCCCGCTGCTGCATGGCGACATGGTGGTCTGGGGCGGCGCGGATCGCCTGCGCTATCACGGCGTGCTGCCGGTCAAACCCGGCCATCACCCACGCTTGGGCGAACGACGTATCAACATCACCTTCCGCGTCGCCGGGGATCAGTAA
- a CDS encoding DUF1883 domain-containing protein, giving the protein MKFIHQREHLNEDDIVVIQCSQMCNIRLMNDANFRSFKNGGRHTYHGGAFDTFPARITAPSTGFWNITIDTVNRRAISVTRKPTLTHSIKIIRRSSTKLS; this is encoded by the coding sequence ATGAAATTCATTCACCAGCGCGAGCACCTCAACGAAGACGACATCGTCGTCATTCAATGCTCGCAGATGTGCAACATCCGTTTGATGAACGACGCCAACTTCCGCAGCTTCAAAAACGGCGGCCGTCATACCTATCACGGCGGCGCGTTCGACACCTTCCCGGCGCGCATCACCGCGCCGAGCACCGGCTTCTGGAACATCACCATCGACACCGTCAATCGCCGCGCAATCAGCGTGACGCGCAAGCCGACGCTGACCCATTCGATCAAGATCATCCGTCGCTCCAGCACCAAACTGAGCTGA
- the galU gene encoding UTP--glucose-1-phosphate uridylyltransferase GalU: protein MIKKCLFPAAGYGTRFLPATKAMPKEMLPVVNKPLIQYGVEEALDAGLTEISIVTGRGKRALEDHFDISYELENQIKGTDKEKYLVGIRKLLDECSFSYTRQTEMKGLGHAILTGRPLIGDEPFAVVLADDLCVNIDGDGVLTQMVKLYKQFRCSIVAIQEVDPQETNKYGVIAGEMIRDDIYRVHSMVEKPKPEDAPSNLAIIGRYILTPDIFDLIEQTEPGKGGEIQITDALMKQAQNGCVMAYKFKGKRFDCGGAEGYIDATNFCFENFYKTGKAY from the coding sequence ATGATCAAGAAATGCTTGTTTCCAGCAGCCGGTTACGGCACTCGCTTCCTCCCAGCGACCAAAGCCATGCCTAAAGAAATGCTGCCGGTGGTAAACAAGCCACTGATCCAGTACGGCGTTGAAGAAGCACTGGACGCGGGCCTGACTGAAATCTCCATCGTTACCGGTCGTGGCAAGCGTGCTCTGGAAGACCACTTCGACATCAGCTACGAGCTGGAAAACCAGATCAAGGGCACCGACAAGGAAAAATACCTGGTCGGCATCCGCAAGCTGCTGGACGAGTGCTCGTTCTCCTACACCCGTCAGACCGAAATGAAGGGTCTGGGCCACGCGATCCTGACTGGCCGCCCGCTGATCGGTGACGAACCGTTCGCCGTGGTACTGGCGGACGATCTGTGCGTCAACATCGACGGCGACGGCGTGCTGACCCAGATGGTCAAGCTGTACAAACAATTCCGCTGCTCGATCGTCGCCATCCAGGAAGTCGATCCGCAAGAAACCAACAAGTACGGTGTGATTGCTGGCGAAATGATCCGCGACGACATCTATCGCGTGCACAGCATGGTCGAGAAGCCGAAGCCGGAAGACGCGCCGTCGAACCTGGCGATCATCGGTCGTTACATCCTGACCCCGGACATCTTCGACCTGATCGAACAGACCGAGCCAGGCAAGGGCGGTGAAATCCAGATCACCGACGCCCTGATGAAACAGGCCCAGAACGGCTGCGTCATGGCCTACAAGTTCAAGGGCAAGCGTTTCGACTGCGGTGGCGCTGAAGGCTACATCGACGCGACCAACTTCTGCTTCGAAAACTTCTACAAGACTGGCAAGGCCTACTAA
- the gorA gene encoding glutathione-disulfide reductase: protein MAYDFDLYVIGAGSGGVRAARFAAGFGAKVAVAESRYLGGTCVNVGCVPKKLLVYGAHFAEDFEQASGFGWSLGEANFDWATLIANKDREINRLNGIYRNLLVNSGVTLHEAHAKIVGPHEVEVNGERFTAKNILIATGGWPQIPEIPGHEHAIGSNEAFFLKELPKRVLVVGGGYIAVEFAGIFHGLGANTTLLYRGDLFLRGFDGSVRKHLQEELTKRGLDLQFNADIARIDKQADGSLKATLKDGRVLEADCVFYATGRRPMLDNLGLENTDVQLDDKGFIKVDDEYQTTEPSILALGDVIGRVQLTPVALAEGMAVARRLFKPEQYRPVDYKMIPTAVFSLPNIGTVGLSEEEARECGHEVVIFESRFRPMKLTLTDCQEKTLMKLVVDARTDKVLGCHMVGPDAGEIVQGLAIALKAGATKRDFDDTIGVHPTAAEEFVTMRTPVSA, encoded by the coding sequence ATGGCCTACGATTTTGACCTTTATGTGATTGGTGCCGGTTCCGGCGGTGTGCGGGCTGCGCGGTTTGCTGCCGGTTTCGGGGCGAAAGTGGCGGTGGCCGAGAGTCGTTATCTGGGCGGGACCTGCGTCAACGTCGGCTGCGTGCCGAAAAAGCTGCTGGTTTACGGCGCGCACTTTGCCGAGGACTTCGAGCAGGCGTCCGGTTTTGGCTGGAGCCTGGGCGAAGCGAACTTCGACTGGGCCACGCTGATCGCCAACAAGGATCGCGAGATCAATCGCCTCAACGGCATTTACCGCAATCTTCTGGTCAACAGTGGCGTGACCCTGCACGAGGCGCACGCCAAAATCGTCGGGCCGCACGAGGTCGAGGTCAATGGTGAGCGCTTCACCGCGAAGAACATTCTGATCGCCACCGGCGGCTGGCCGCAGATCCCTGAGATCCCAGGGCATGAACACGCGATCGGTTCGAACGAGGCGTTCTTCCTCAAAGAGCTGCCCAAGCGGGTGCTGGTGGTGGGTGGCGGTTATATCGCCGTCGAGTTCGCCGGAATCTTCCACGGCCTCGGTGCCAACACGACGCTGCTGTATCGCGGCGATCTGTTCCTGCGTGGTTTCGACGGCTCGGTACGCAAGCATCTGCAGGAAGAGTTGACCAAGCGCGGTCTCGATCTGCAATTCAATGCCGACATCGCACGCATTGACAAGCAGGCCGACGGTAGCTTGAAAGCAACGCTCAAGGATGGTCGTGTACTCGAAGCCGATTGCGTGTTCTACGCCACCGGCCGACGTCCGATGCTGGACAACCTTGGCCTGGAAAACACCGATGTGCAGCTCGACGACAAGGGCTTCATCAAAGTCGACGACGAGTATCAAACCACCGAGCCGTCAATTCTCGCGCTGGGCGATGTCATCGGTCGCGTGCAATTGACCCCGGTCGCACTGGCTGAAGGCATGGCCGTGGCTCGACGCTTGTTCAAGCCAGAGCAATATCGCCCGGTGGATTACAAGATGATCCCGACGGCGGTGTTCAGCCTGCCGAACATCGGCACGGTCGGTCTGAGCGAAGAGGAAGCGCGCGAATGCGGCCATGAGGTGGTGATTTTCGAAAGCCGCTTCCGGCCGATGAAGCTGACCCTGACTGACTGTCAGGAGAAAACCCTGATGAAACTGGTGGTCGACGCCAGGACTGACAAGGTGCTTGGCTGCCATATGGTCGGCCCGGACGCTGGCGAGATCGTGCAGGGCCTGGCGATTGCCTTGAAGGCCGGCGCGACCAAGCGCGACTTCGACGACACCATCGGGGTGCACCCGACGGCCGCCGAAGAGTTCGTCACCATGCGCACACCGGTCAGCGCTTAA
- a CDS encoding DNA-binding protein produces MARGGITKALVQIARTAILARGEHPSIDAVRIEMGNTGSKTTIHRYLKELDDGAQPTEASAEPIDDELTALVSRLAQRLKEQAQEPIEQAREQFEEQREALEAELKQARQALEKLEHDHDIQGAALQRESEALTSTRSMLQTEQTRNAGLNQALADFELRLQDKDEQIRSLEEKHLHARDALEHYRNATKEQREQEQARHEGQLQQIQAELRQAQQSALVRQDEITQLHRDNERLLTENRGTQRELNLLQDQLKQSNQRQDQLLEQATRMDSERTLLQERLRVATLESQALKQSVDEQTQLNQSLEKELLKAQASLEDSQRLAAAVAAAPDSAKAKDV; encoded by the coding sequence ATGGCCCGTGGCGGCATTACCAAAGCACTGGTGCAAATCGCGCGCACTGCGATTCTGGCTCGCGGCGAACACCCGAGCATCGATGCAGTACGCATCGAAATGGGCAACACCGGCTCGAAAACCACGATCCATCGCTATCTGAAAGAATTGGACGATGGTGCCCAGCCGACGGAAGCGTCGGCAGAACCAATCGATGATGAGCTGACCGCCCTCGTCTCTCGCCTCGCCCAGCGCCTCAAAGAGCAGGCGCAAGAGCCCATCGAGCAAGCACGCGAGCAGTTCGAAGAGCAACGCGAAGCACTGGAAGCCGAGCTGAAACAGGCTCGCCAGGCGCTGGAAAAACTCGAACACGACCACGATATTCAGGGTGCCGCGCTGCAACGCGAATCCGAAGCGCTGACCAGCACCCGCTCGATGCTGCAAACCGAACAGACGCGCAACGCTGGCCTGAATCAGGCATTGGCCGACTTTGAATTGCGCTTGCAGGATAAGGACGAGCAGATTCGCTCACTGGAAGAAAAACACCTGCACGCCCGCGATGCGCTGGAGCATTACCGCAATGCGACCAAGGAACAGCGCGAGCAGGAGCAGGCCCGCCATGAAGGGCAGCTCCAGCAGATACAGGCAGAATTGCGTCAAGCCCAGCAGAGCGCGCTGGTGCGTCAGGATGAGATCACACAGCTGCACCGCGACAACGAACGTCTGCTCACCGAGAACCGTGGCACCCAGCGTGAGCTGAACCTGCTGCAGGACCAGCTCAAGCAGAGCAATCAGCGTCAGGATCAATTGCTCGAGCAGGCCACGCGCATGGACAGCGAGCGCACCCTGCTCCAGGAACGTCTACGCGTGGCGACACTGGAAAGCCAGGCGCTCAAACAGAGCGTCGACGAGCAGACGCAGCTCAATCAGTCACTGGAAAAGGAATTGCTCAAGGCTCAGGCAAGCCTGGAAGACAGCCAGCGTCTGGCGGCTGCCGTTGCAGCAGCGCCAGACTCGGCCAAAGCGAAGGATGTTTAA
- a CDS encoding site-specific integrase, translating into MSDIDRYLQAATRDNTRRSYRMAIEHFEVSWGGFLPATADSVARYLVEHAGVLSINTLKLRLSALAQWHNSQGFADPTKAPVVRKVFKGIRALHPAQEKQAEPLQLQDLQRVIDWLEHEAQTARQEQDRPTLLKAHRDRALILLGFWRGFRSDELCRLQVEHVQASAGKGITLYLPRSKGDRENLGQTYQAPALLKLCPVQAYIDWITEAALVRGAVFRSIDRWGNLSEEGLHANSIIPLLRQALQRAGIAAAGYTSHSLRRGFATWAHQSGWDLKSLMSYVGWKDMKSAMRYVEVSPFQGMARIMDKPDQP; encoded by the coding sequence ATGAGTGACATCGATCGCTATCTGCAAGCCGCCACCCGTGACAACACCCGCCGCAGCTATCGCATGGCCATCGAGCATTTCGAGGTGTCGTGGGGCGGTTTCTTGCCGGCCACCGCCGACAGCGTTGCGCGTTATCTGGTGGAGCACGCCGGCGTGTTGTCGATCAATACGCTGAAATTGCGTCTGTCGGCGCTGGCGCAGTGGCACAACAGCCAAGGGTTTGCCGACCCGACCAAGGCGCCAGTGGTGCGCAAGGTGTTCAAGGGGATTCGCGCGTTGCATCCAGCGCAGGAAAAACAGGCCGAGCCGTTGCAGCTGCAGGATCTGCAGCGAGTGATCGATTGGCTGGAGCACGAGGCGCAGACCGCCCGGCAAGAGCAGGACCGCCCGACATTGCTCAAGGCCCATCGTGATCGTGCGCTGATTCTGCTGGGTTTCTGGCGGGGCTTCCGCAGCGACGAGTTGTGCCGCTTGCAGGTCGAGCATGTGCAGGCGAGTGCCGGCAAGGGAATCACGTTGTATCTGCCGCGCAGTAAGGGTGATCGGGAAAATCTCGGACAGACCTATCAAGCCCCGGCCTTGTTGAAGCTGTGCCCGGTGCAGGCCTATATCGACTGGATCACAGAGGCAGCGCTGGTGCGCGGCGCGGTTTTCCGCAGCATTGATCGCTGGGGCAATCTGAGCGAAGAGGGCCTGCACGCCAACAGCATCATTCCTCTGCTGCGTCAGGCCTTGCAGCGAGCCGGGATTGCCGCCGCCGGTTATACCAGTCACTCGTTACGACGCGGCTTTGCAACTTGGGCGCATCAAAGCGGTTGGGATCTGAAATCGCTGATGAGTTACGTCGGCTGGAAGGACATGAAATCCGCCATGCGCTATGTTGAGGTCAGCCCATTCCAGGGAATGGCTCGGATTATGGATAAGCCGGATCAACCGTAG